The following proteins are encoded in a genomic region of Novosphingobium sp. PP1Y:
- a CDS encoding oxygenase MpaB family protein, translating into MDRIRRSIAGQVHALIGSGSGAIDIERAAGDDGLFGPSSVTWRVHSDFTTMMIGGLSALLLQMLHPRVLAGVWDHSNFRDDPLGRLRRTAQFVSGTTYGSTTKALALIEQINAIHDRVLGHLPDGSPYSARDPELLTWVHVSSVTGFLRAYVRYRDPFLSFADQDRYLQEMSEIARRLGAISIPVSLTQCELYFEAIRPQLRVDMRTREVARALLSPRPSRLGPRLFRTVSSKAAIDLLPGWAARMHQLTLPGPERLLVRTGAQGAQALLRWALQDRTVRRARETSTAS; encoded by the coding sequence ATGGACCGCATTCGCAGATCGATCGCCGGACAAGTCCATGCCCTTATCGGTTCAGGTTCGGGCGCGATCGACATTGAGCGCGCGGCGGGAGACGACGGGCTCTTCGGTCCGTCCTCCGTGACATGGCGGGTCCACAGCGATTTCACGACGATGATGATCGGCGGCCTTTCCGCACTGCTGCTCCAGATGCTCCACCCCAGGGTGCTTGCAGGCGTCTGGGATCATTCCAACTTCCGGGACGATCCATTGGGGCGGCTGCGTCGGACGGCGCAGTTCGTGTCGGGAACGACATACGGCTCGACCACAAAGGCCCTCGCGCTGATCGAACAGATCAATGCCATCCACGATCGCGTCCTCGGACATCTTCCCGACGGCTCACCCTACAGCGCGCGCGATCCCGAATTGCTGACATGGGTCCATGTCTCCTCCGTTACCGGCTTCCTGCGCGCTTATGTGCGTTATCGCGATCCGTTCCTGTCCTTCGCAGATCAGGACAGATACCTTCAGGAGATGTCAGAGATCGCTCGCAGGTTGGGGGCGATCTCCATTCCGGTTAGTCTCACCCAGTGCGAGCTCTACTTCGAGGCGATACGCCCCCAATTGCGTGTCGACATGCGAACGCGCGAAGTGGCCCGGGCACTGCTGTCACCCCGCCCGTCCCGGCTTGGCCCCCGGCTGTTCCGCACTGTCAGCAGCAAGGCAGCCATCGACCTGCTTCCCGGCTGGGCGGCCCGCATGCACCAGCTGACGCTTCCAGGGCCGGAGCGGCTGCTGGTGCGAACCGGCGCCCAAGGCGCACAAGCCCTGCTGCGCTGGGCCCTGCAGGATCGCACCGTCCGCCGCGCGAGGGAGACATCGACCGCAAGCTAG
- a CDS encoding TonB-dependent receptor encodes MSRKTLRLLPSGFALAIALTSVPALAQATDEDSDHPNGEIVVTAAKRSENLQDVPISISAISGNALAASRTNSVDDLVTKVANLQLTSIVGDNTPIFALRGVSMSDYSLNQSSPVATYYDEVYKGNFAFLGVAMYDLERVEVLRGPQGTLYGKNTTGGAVNIISRTAKLGETTGYVNLGYGNYNRMEASGAVNAPLGDNAAIRLAGTFARADGWFKNVVPGMPDLASTREYGLRGSILFEPTDTVRFTLRASTSYQNPRNYGIYAQPEDINRPGLSKFEIASNIAQRRRARTYSVALTTDIDVSDTLGITSVTSWDKGKLSFYEDTDGTASQLLEIPYYDRASQFAQDLRLTSDTGGPFDFILGAYFNREKVFNRTTFEIGKDIDLTGDNTVTVDDCVEGLTNADPTDDGIACLFRNSFTQVKKSYALYTDLKYELSSAITLRGGLRYTHDTGKQSEFQADALGVDESLVATLIPTSSLSYKTDNLSGKIGFDYNLADGNIIYISVSRGFRAPSFNAQAFFDPSELSVAKAEKVTSYELGAKTQFAGRSITLNMAAFYYDYRNQQFINVDPSTAAQTLLNFPKSRIYGAEAELTVRANDMISIHSGVGLLSSKIIDGTVSGTVVDGNRLSNAPSLTFNASLDLAIMDNDTGKLSLHPEMAYQSSQYFEVINVPRLQQSGYAILGAHLDFETADGRWTASIWGKNLTNKLYFTSRVDLLAGFGFDYNHIGTPRTYGASVGMKF; translated from the coding sequence ATGTCCAGGAAAACGTTGCGTCTGCTACCTTCCGGCTTCGCACTTGCCATCGCACTCACGTCCGTACCGGCCCTCGCACAGGCCACCGATGAAGATAGCGATCACCCGAACGGTGAAATCGTCGTCACCGCGGCCAAGCGCAGCGAAAACCTTCAGGACGTTCCGATCTCGATCTCGGCGATCTCGGGCAATGCCCTCGCAGCCTCGCGCACCAACAGTGTCGATGATCTCGTGACCAAGGTCGCTAACCTGCAGCTCACCTCCATCGTCGGCGACAACACACCGATCTTCGCCCTGCGCGGCGTGTCGATGTCCGACTACAGCCTCAATCAGTCAAGCCCGGTCGCCACTTATTACGACGAAGTCTACAAGGGCAACTTCGCCTTCCTCGGCGTCGCCATGTACGACCTGGAGCGCGTCGAGGTGCTGCGCGGCCCCCAAGGAACGCTCTACGGCAAGAACACCACCGGCGGGGCGGTCAACATCATCAGTCGTACCGCCAAGCTGGGCGAAACTACCGGCTATGTGAACCTGGGCTACGGAAACTACAACCGCATGGAAGCGAGCGGGGCCGTCAATGCACCGCTGGGCGACAATGCCGCGATCCGCCTGGCCGGCACTTTTGCGCGCGCTGACGGCTGGTTCAAGAATGTCGTTCCCGGCATGCCGGACCTCGCCAGTACGCGCGAATACGGCCTGCGCGGCTCGATCCTGTTCGAACCCACCGACACCGTTCGCTTCACCCTGCGCGCCTCGACCAGCTACCAGAACCCGCGAAACTACGGCATCTATGCGCAGCCGGAAGATATCAACCGGCCGGGCCTCAGCAAGTTCGAGATCGCCTCGAACATCGCGCAGCGTCGCCGCGCCCGCACGTATTCGGTGGCGCTCACAACCGATATCGACGTGTCCGACACGCTTGGGATCACCAGCGTTACGTCATGGGACAAGGGCAAGCTGTCCTTCTACGAAGATACCGACGGCACGGCGAGCCAGCTTCTCGAAATCCCCTATTACGACCGCGCCTCCCAGTTCGCGCAGGACCTGCGCCTGACCAGCGACACCGGCGGCCCCTTCGATTTCATCCTCGGCGCCTATTTCAATCGAGAAAAGGTGTTCAACCGCACGACCTTCGAGATCGGAAAGGACATCGACCTTACCGGCGACAACACGGTCACCGTCGACGATTGCGTCGAGGGCCTGACCAATGCCGATCCCACCGACGACGGTATCGCCTGCCTGTTCCGCAACAGCTTCACCCAGGTCAAGAAGAGTTATGCGCTCTACACCGACCTCAAGTACGAGCTCAGCAGCGCGATCACACTGCGCGGCGGACTTCGCTATACCCACGATACCGGTAAGCAATCGGAATTTCAGGCCGACGCCCTGGGCGTGGACGAGAGCCTCGTCGCCACTTTGATCCCGACGTCCAGCCTGTCCTACAAGACCGACAATCTCTCGGGCAAGATCGGCTTCGACTACAACCTGGCCGATGGCAACATAATCTATATTTCGGTCAGCCGCGGCTTCCGTGCGCCCAGCTTCAATGCCCAGGCCTTCTTCGATCCCTCGGAACTCTCGGTCGCCAAGGCGGAGAAGGTCACTTCCTACGAATTGGGCGCCAAGACGCAATTCGCCGGCCGTAGCATCACGCTCAACATGGCCGCGTTCTATTACGATTACCGCAACCAGCAATTCATCAACGTCGATCCATCCACCGCGGCGCAGACCCTGCTCAACTTCCCCAAGTCGCGGATCTACGGCGCCGAGGCGGAGCTGACCGTGCGCGCCAACGACATGATCTCGATCCATTCGGGGGTCGGCCTGCTGTCGAGCAAGATTATCGACGGCACGGTGAGCGGGACCGTGGTCGACGGCAACCGCCTGTCGAACGCGCCCAGCCTGACCTTTAATGCCAGCCTCGACCTGGCGATTATGGATAACGATACGGGCAAGCTCAGCCTGCACCCGGAAATGGCCTACCAGTCGTCGCAGTATTTCGAGGTCATCAACGTACCGCGCCTCCAGCAGTCCGGCTATGCCATCCTTGGCGCGCACCTCGATTTCGAGACTGCCGACGGGCGCTGGACGGCCTCCATCTGGGGCAAGAACCTGACAAACAAGCTCTATTTCACATCCCGTGTCGACCTACTGGCCGGCTTCGGTTTCGACTATAATCACATCGGCACTCCGCGCACTTATGGCGCCAGCGTCGGCATGAAATTCTGA
- a CDS encoding cytochrome c, translated as MIPRAQLLASLTALATIAAGGLAAAQASSPTPTSAQDGAVVYKRCAACHTATGAGIPGAFPPLQSDFRELAASKDGRRYLSLAVMRGLSGPIEVEGKTYRGMMPAQSGLDDGDIASVLNHIGTKIARSGPAFRAFTRAEVAAARKSGASLSAAQVAKLHADAGSQ; from the coding sequence GTGATCCCCCGCGCGCAACTTCTGGCTTCCCTCACAGCCCTCGCCACGATCGCGGCGGGAGGTCTTGCCGCAGCGCAGGCCTCCTCCCCCACTCCTACTTCAGCCCAGGACGGTGCGGTGGTGTACAAGCGCTGCGCTGCCTGTCACACGGCCACGGGAGCCGGCATTCCCGGAGCCTTCCCCCCACTCCAGAGCGATTTCCGCGAACTCGCGGCGAGCAAGGACGGCCGGCGCTACCTATCGCTGGCGGTCATGCGCGGCCTTTCCGGCCCGATCGAAGTGGAAGGCAAGACCTATCGCGGCATGATGCCCGCGCAGTCCGGCCTAGACGACGGCGACATTGCGTCCGTCCTCAATCATATCGGCACGAAAATTGCCAGGTCGGGACCTGCATTCAGGGCTTTCACCCGCGCAGAAGTGGCAGCGGCACGCAAGTCGGGCGCATCGCTGAGCGCCGCGCAAGTGGCCAAGCTTCACGCCGATGCGGGATCGCAATGA
- a CDS encoding pentapeptide repeat-containing protein, translated as MDDLFSDRAVRDQTLSRTDLEAMQGTKQVLIDCELEETDLSGLDLARWTFERCALRHADVTRANLEGTVWQSCRGAFANFLASDLGDARFVACDFNNATFKRANLQSARFERCKLTGAELSELRGIDIAFEETLLVNAILAGHSFRRANLKRTDFSQADLRKCDFRQAHFTECSLREASMEGARFEGADLRGADLGGVRLVDASLFRGATISREQAGQLLGELGLNVR; from the coding sequence ATGGATGATCTGTTTTCCGATCGCGCCGTGCGCGACCAGACCCTCTCGCGCACCGATCTCGAGGCGATGCAGGGGACCAAACAAGTGCTCATCGACTGCGAGCTCGAGGAAACCGATCTCTCCGGGCTCGATCTTGCACGATGGACTTTCGAGCGCTGCGCCCTGCGTCACGCCGACGTGACGCGCGCCAATCTTGAAGGTACCGTCTGGCAGTCGTGCCGCGGCGCCTTTGCCAATTTCCTTGCCAGCGACCTTGGCGATGCGCGGTTCGTCGCCTGCGACTTCAACAACGCAACCTTTAAGCGCGCGAACCTGCAGTCCGCGCGCTTCGAGCGTTGCAAGCTGACCGGTGCCGAACTGAGCGAATTGCGCGGTATCGATATCGCTTTCGAGGAAACGTTGCTCGTGAATGCCATCCTTGCCGGGCATTCCTTTCGCAGGGCCAACCTGAAGCGGACCGATTTCTCCCAGGCGGATCTGCGCAAATGCGATTTTCGGCAAGCACACTTTACCGAGTGCAGCCTGCGTGAAGCCAGCATGGAGGGCGCGCGCTTCGAGGGAGCCGATCTGCGCGGGGCCGATCTGGGCGGCGTGCGTCTCGTCGATGCCAGCCTGTTTCGCGGTGCAACGATCTCGCGCGAACAGGCAGGCCAGTTACTCGGCGAACTGGGCTTGAACGTCCGATAG
- a CDS encoding alkylphosphonate utilization protein — translation MSGDSEDYIYDEDSGEWLPASELAAKRAAEDVVEVRDAVGNLLADGDAVTLIKDLDVKGAGQTLKRGTLIPSIRLTGDAQEIDCKYPGIKGLVLRAEFVRKR, via the coding sequence ATGTCGGGCGACTCAGAGGACTACATCTACGACGAGGACAGCGGCGAATGGCTTCCTGCCTCGGAACTGGCGGCGAAGCGCGCGGCGGAGGACGTCGTGGAAGTACGCGATGCCGTCGGCAACCTGCTGGCCGATGGCGACGCCGTAACGCTGATCAAGGACCTCGACGTGAAAGGCGCCGGCCAAACGCTCAAGCGCGGTACGCTGATCCCCTCGATCCGGCTCACCGGCGATGCGCAGGAGATCGACTGCAAGTATCCCGGGATCAAGGGCCTGGTGCTGCGGGCGGAGTTCGTGCGCAAGCGCTGA
- a CDS encoding aldehyde dehydrogenase family protein yields the protein MADYRMLIGGELVAGDATLDVVNPATGKPFATVPRASQRQADEAVAAAKAALTDWGATPLEKRRACILKLADAIAANASELARKLTLEQGKPLAEAQGEVDWSEGYLRHYATLELPDRIIQDDEKGYIAVQHKPLGVVVGITAWNFPLLLACWKIGPAVLAGNCIVLKPAPTTPVCALLLGALCRDVFPAGVVNILTDANDLGPHLTAHPDVAKIGFTGSTGTGKAILASSAAGLKRVTLELGGNDPAIVLDDVDVRETAQAIFGNAFLNCGQVCLAIKRAYVHEAIYEAMCDELARLAEEAVVDDGLKQGTRIGPIQNRQQFEKVKDFLETARKEGRIVAGGKVLEREGYFTEPTIVRDVRDGDRIVDEEQFGPILPVIAFSDIDDVVARANASEYGLGGSVWSQDVSKAADIAGRIESGQVWVNQHIAIGPHIPMAGFRSSGLGVEQSAEGLAEYTQLKVVNIAR from the coding sequence ATGGCTGACTACCGCATGTTGATCGGCGGCGAACTCGTCGCCGGCGACGCGACTCTCGACGTCGTCAATCCTGCAACCGGAAAGCCGTTCGCCACGGTTCCCCGGGCTTCGCAAAGACAGGCCGACGAGGCTGTCGCTGCGGCCAAGGCCGCTCTGACAGACTGGGGTGCAACGCCGCTGGAAAAGCGTCGCGCATGTATCCTGAAGCTTGCCGATGCGATTGCCGCGAATGCAAGCGAACTGGCCCGAAAGCTCACGCTCGAACAGGGCAAGCCGCTTGCCGAGGCCCAAGGAGAAGTCGACTGGAGCGAAGGCTACTTGCGCCACTATGCGACCCTGGAGCTGCCCGACCGGATCATCCAGGATGACGAGAAGGGCTACATCGCAGTCCAGCACAAGCCGCTGGGCGTGGTCGTAGGCATAACCGCCTGGAACTTCCCGCTGCTGCTCGCTTGCTGGAAGATCGGCCCGGCCGTCCTCGCCGGCAATTGCATCGTGCTGAAACCCGCGCCGACGACGCCTGTCTGTGCGCTGCTGCTCGGCGCGCTGTGCCGCGACGTATTCCCGGCCGGCGTGGTCAACATCTTGACCGATGCCAATGACCTCGGCCCGCACCTCACCGCCCATCCCGATGTGGCCAAGATCGGCTTCACCGGATCGACCGGCACCGGCAAGGCCATTCTCGCCAGCAGTGCGGCAGGCCTCAAGCGCGTCACGCTGGAATTGGGCGGCAACGATCCGGCCATCGTTCTGGACGATGTCGATGTACGCGAAACGGCGCAGGCAATCTTCGGCAACGCCTTCCTCAACTGCGGCCAGGTGTGCCTCGCAATCAAGCGCGCCTATGTGCACGAAGCCATCTACGAAGCCATGTGCGACGAACTTGCCCGGCTCGCCGAGGAAGCCGTTGTCGATGACGGCCTCAAGCAAGGAACGCGGATCGGCCCGATCCAGAACCGCCAGCAGTTCGAGAAGGTCAAGGATTTCCTGGAGACCGCGCGGAAGGAAGGCCGAATCGTCGCGGGGGGCAAGGTGCTCGAGCGGGAAGGCTACTTCACCGAGCCCACGATCGTACGCGACGTGCGCGATGGGGACCGGATCGTCGACGAGGAACAGTTCGGCCCGATCCTGCCTGTCATAGCCTTCAGCGACATCGACGATGTCGTGGCGCGTGCCAATGCCAGCGAGTACGGCCTCGGCGGATCGGTATGGTCGCAGGACGTTTCCAAGGCGGCCGATATCGCCGGGCGGATCGAGAGCGGTCAGGTCTGGGTCAATCAGCACATTGCCATCGGCCCGCACATTCCCATGGCCGGATTTCGCAGTTCCGGGCTCGGCGTCGAGCAATCGGCCGAAGGTCTTGCCGAATATACCCAGCTCAAGGTTGTGAACATTGCACGATGA
- a CDS encoding methylamine dehydrogenase light chain — protein MSGIDKLTETLSRRLAKGTSRRSSLAWLGGLVTGTAALPLLPVARAATPHGGGTGRPPITSGTPQDPGDRASCDYWRYCAIDGFLCSCCGGTVNSCPPGTEMSPITWIGTCTNPADGRAYVISYNDCCGASSCGQCLCNRNEGDRPQVRPQSNNDYNWCLGTESSVYNCSVAAIVGVALEDAQ, from the coding sequence ATGTCCGGTATCGACAAACTCACCGAGACCCTTTCCCGGCGCCTTGCCAAGGGCACTTCGCGGCGCAGTTCGCTGGCATGGCTTGGCGGGCTGGTAACGGGAACGGCAGCCCTGCCGCTGCTTCCCGTGGCCCGCGCGGCAACCCCGCATGGCGGCGGAACCGGCCGCCCCCCAATCACCTCGGGGACCCCGCAGGATCCGGGCGACCGCGCCTCGTGCGACTACTGGCGCTACTGCGCGATCGATGGCTTCCTGTGCAGCTGCTGCGGCGGCACAGTCAACAGCTGCCCACCGGGGACGGAGATGTCGCCGATCACCTGGATCGGCACCTGCACCAATCCGGCCGATGGGCGCGCCTATGTCATCAGCTACAACGACTGCTGCGGCGCAAGTTCCTGTGGCCAGTGCCTGTGCAACCGTAACGAAGGCGACAGACCGCAGGTCCGCCCGCAGTCCAATAACGATTACAACTGGTGCCTGGGGACCGAAAGCAGCGTCTACAACTGCTCGGTCGCCGCGATCGTCGGTGTCGCACTGGAGGATGCGCAGTGA
- a CDS encoding AMP-binding protein has product MNGMSYARGPVDTPLLETTIGEALRNAAMRWGAGLALVSCHQGLRYTWQELDEEVDRIATGLLRRGVRKGDRVGIWAPNCAEWTVIQFATARIGAILVNINPAYRLSEVEYALNKVGCSMLVTAARFKSSDYIAMLRELGDARLPTLRHLVSLGEERFDGFEPWPDLREDPEAGLLALADAALDRNDAINIQFTSGTTGFPKGATLTHRNILNNGYFAGRTIHLSPEDRICVPVPLYHCFGMVLGNLAALTSGAAMVYPDEAFDPGKVLAAATREGCTALYGVPTMFIAMLNHPGFDAFDVSSLRTGIMAGATCPVSLMRNVMGRLNMREVTIGYGMTETSPLTTQTATDDPVEERVASVGRVHPHAEARIIGLDGQTLPIGEQGEYCSRGYAVMLGYWEDPERTAEAIDAEGWMHSGDLAVMDADGYVRITGRIKDMIIRGGENIYPREIEEFLLTHPQILDAQVFGVDDEKFGEEVCAWIIARPDADLSTQCVLDHCRGRIAHFKVPRYIRFVERFEMTVTGKAQKFAMRKIMEDELKREAYRPGKAQSG; this is encoded by the coding sequence ATGAACGGGATGAGTTACGCCAGAGGGCCGGTCGACACACCGCTGCTTGAAACGACCATCGGCGAAGCCCTGCGCAATGCCGCCATGCGTTGGGGTGCGGGGCTCGCCCTCGTCTCGTGCCATCAGGGGCTTCGCTATACCTGGCAGGAACTCGACGAGGAAGTCGACCGCATCGCCACCGGGCTGCTGCGCCGCGGCGTGCGCAAGGGCGATCGCGTGGGGATATGGGCACCCAATTGCGCCGAATGGACCGTGATCCAGTTCGCTACGGCGCGGATCGGGGCGATTCTGGTGAACATCAATCCGGCCTATCGTCTTTCCGAAGTCGAATATGCCCTTAACAAGGTCGGCTGCTCCATGCTGGTGACTGCTGCCAGGTTCAAGTCGAGCGACTACATCGCCATGCTGCGCGAGCTTGGCGACGCACGCCTGCCGACATTACGCCACCTCGTTTCGCTGGGCGAGGAACGTTTCGATGGCTTCGAACCATGGCCGGACCTGCGCGAAGATCCCGAGGCGGGGCTCCTTGCACTGGCCGATGCTGCGCTTGACCGCAACGATGCGATCAATATCCAGTTTACCAGCGGCACCACGGGATTTCCCAAGGGGGCTACCCTCACCCACCGCAACATCCTCAACAACGGCTACTTCGCCGGCCGAACGATCCACCTTTCGCCAGAAGACCGGATCTGCGTTCCGGTGCCGCTCTACCATTGCTTCGGCATGGTGCTCGGCAACCTCGCTGCCCTTACCAGCGGCGCGGCGATGGTCTATCCCGACGAGGCCTTCGATCCCGGCAAGGTTCTGGCAGCAGCCACAAGGGAAGGCTGCACGGCGCTTTACGGCGTGCCGACGATGTTCATCGCCATGCTGAACCATCCCGGGTTCGACGCTTTCGACGTCTCGAGCCTGCGCACAGGGATCATGGCCGGGGCGACCTGCCCTGTCAGTCTCATGCGCAACGTCATGGGCCGGCTCAACATGCGCGAGGTCACGATCGGCTACGGCATGACGGAGACCAGCCCCCTCACAACGCAGACGGCCACCGACGACCCGGTCGAGGAACGCGTCGCATCGGTCGGGCGAGTCCATCCCCATGCCGAAGCGCGGATAATTGGACTGGACGGCCAGACCCTGCCGATCGGCGAGCAGGGAGAATACTGTTCGCGCGGCTACGCCGTCATGCTCGGCTACTGGGAGGACCCTGAGCGCACGGCCGAGGCGATCGACGCCGAGGGATGGATGCATTCTGGCGACCTCGCAGTGATGGATGCGGACGGCTACGTGCGCATCACCGGGCGGATAAAGGACATGATCATCCGCGGCGGCGAGAACATCTATCCGCGCGAAATCGAGGAATTCCTGCTCACCCACCCCCAGATCCTCGATGCGCAGGTCTTCGGCGTCGACGACGAAAAGTTCGGCGAAGAAGTCTGCGCCTGGATCATCGCCAGACCGGATGCCGATCTGAGCACGCAATGCGTGCTGGACCACTGCAGGGGCCGCATCGCTCACTTCAAGGTCCCTCGCTACATACGATTCGTCGAACGTTTCGAGATGACCGTCACCGGCAAGGCGCAGAAATTCGCCATGCGCAAGATCATGGAAGATGAATTGAAGCGGGAGGCATATCGTCCTGGCAAGGCTCAGAGCGGCTGA
- a CDS encoding bacterioferritin produces the protein MSQIDKERVIGLLNNILEQELAGVVRYTHYSFLVFGFGRIPIVSWLRSQADESLLHAQEAGEMVTLLGSHPSLRIGPLLESHEHDIGAILRESLEAEGEALQLYRQLLEAVDGKSVTLEEYARKMIYAEEVHASEVDKMLRKPGDIGAFADEEIA, from the coding sequence ATGTCGCAGATCGACAAGGAGCGCGTCATTGGCCTCCTCAACAACATTCTCGAGCAGGAACTGGCAGGCGTCGTGCGCTACACGCATTACTCGTTCCTCGTCTTCGGCTTCGGTCGCATCCCGATCGTTTCGTGGTTGCGCAGTCAGGCCGACGAGTCCCTGCTGCACGCGCAGGAAGCAGGCGAAATGGTGACTCTTCTGGGAAGCCATCCCTCGCTGCGGATCGGGCCTCTGCTGGAGAGCCACGAGCACGACATCGGCGCGATCCTGCGTGAATCCCTCGAGGCGGAAGGCGAAGCGCTGCAGCTCTATCGCCAATTGCTCGAGGCGGTGGACGGCAAGTCCGTCACGCTGGAGGAATATGCGCGCAAGATGATCTACGCCGAGGAGGTCCACGCGAGCGAAGTGGACAAGATGCTGCGCAAACCCGGTGATATCGGTGCATTCGCCGATGAAGAAATTGCGTAA
- a CDS encoding redoxin family protein → MILTSQILLWAVVIVLAVMVGALARQVGILHERIAPAGALTLHQKVSVGEVPTALTLQAIDGSAVTVGGKRQGRSQLVFFAAPDCPMCKSLLPVLRSAARAEKDWLDVVLAGDGDAGAYGRMASEHGLAGTPMVLSEALGRSFGVSKLPYAVLLDETGRVASLGLVNSREHLESLFEAKERGVSSIQEFLGRRNGSA, encoded by the coding sequence ATGATATTGACATCGCAAATCCTGCTTTGGGCCGTCGTAATCGTGCTCGCCGTCATGGTTGGGGCCCTGGCCCGACAGGTCGGAATTCTCCATGAACGCATTGCCCCGGCCGGCGCCCTGACGCTGCACCAGAAGGTTTCCGTCGGGGAAGTTCCCACCGCGCTGACCCTGCAGGCTATCGACGGCAGTGCCGTTACCGTCGGCGGCAAGCGACAAGGCAGGAGCCAGCTGGTATTTTTCGCCGCGCCCGATTGCCCGATGTGCAAGTCGCTGCTGCCGGTGCTGCGCTCTGCCGCCCGGGCCGAGAAGGATTGGCTCGATGTCGTGCTGGCCGGGGACGGCGATGCAGGCGCCTATGGCCGCATGGCTTCCGAGCACGGCCTGGCCGGTACGCCGATGGTCCTTTCGGAGGCACTGGGCCGTTCCTTCGGGGTCTCCAAACTGCCTTATGCCGTCCTTCTCGATGAGACCGGCCGCGTGGCATCGCTCGGCCTCGTGAACAGCCGGGAACACCTGGAAAGCCTCTTTGAAGCCAAGGAACGCGGGGTCTCCTCGATCCAGGAATTCCTCGGCCGCCGCAACGGGAGCGCATGA
- a CDS encoding cytochrome c: MTRALRLILPLALGSIVATVLATRVDAGAASDADYPGVPNVAQARVDYMLKCQGCHQPNGQGNPANTPPLAGEVARFLSAPGGREFLGRVPGVASVDLDNVRTAQVLNYALFKFDREHVPTGFKPYTADEIGRLRSRPLRLERATVRAQLIEHLEAGKEVPKTHQE; this comes from the coding sequence ATGACACGCGCGCTGCGGCTCATCCTCCCCCTCGCACTGGGCTCGATCGTTGCGACCGTGCTGGCGACCCGAGTGGATGCAGGCGCGGCGTCAGACGCAGACTATCCAGGCGTACCCAATGTCGCGCAGGCCCGCGTAGACTACATGCTCAAATGCCAGGGTTGCCACCAGCCGAACGGTCAGGGCAATCCCGCGAACACACCGCCTCTGGCTGGAGAAGTGGCCCGCTTCCTCTCGGCACCGGGCGGACGCGAGTTTCTCGGCCGCGTGCCGGGAGTGGCCAGCGTCGACCTCGACAATGTCCGGACGGCGCAAGTGCTGAATTACGCCTTGTTCAAGTTCGACCGGGAACACGTTCCCACGGGCTTCAAGCCCTACACGGCAGACGAAATCGGCCGGCTGCGTAGCAGGCCGCTGCGACTGGAGCGCGCGACCGTGCGTGCGCAGCTGATCGAGCACCTCGAGGCAGGCAAAGAGGTGCCCAAGACACATCAGGAATAA
- a CDS encoding MauE/DoxX family redox-associated membrane protein, translating to MSTLTLFLAIVLAVSAGHKFASPHRLGQAAARLIGIPEAMAIVAAFAAAGLEGTAAVALLLEPTRTGGAMAATALWCGYGALLLKRRGQTLDCGCDLARRAKRIDVFSICRPFFLAGLALFVAAQPTPFLWTVDAPFAALAMLALWFASAELGALPLSARTR from the coding sequence ATGAGTACGCTGACCCTGTTCCTCGCAATCGTGCTAGCCGTATCCGCCGGGCACAAGTTTGCGTCCCCGCACCGATTGGGGCAAGCGGCAGCGCGCCTCATCGGCATCCCGGAAGCAATGGCGATCGTTGCGGCCTTCGCTGCCGCAGGCCTTGAAGGGACGGCAGCTGTGGCGCTACTGCTCGAACCTACCCGCACTGGCGGCGCCATGGCCGCAACTGCACTGTGGTGCGGCTATGGCGCCCTCCTTTTGAAACGCCGCGGCCAGACTCTCGACTGCGGCTGCGACCTTGCCCGGCGCGCCAAGCGGATCGACGTATTCTCGATCTGCCGCCCCTTCTTCCTGGCTGGCCTGGCCCTCTTCGTCGCCGCGCAGCCCACTCCCTTCCTCTGGACCGTCGATGCGCCGTTTGCAGCCCTCGCCATGCTGGCGCTGTGGTTTGCCTCGGCCGAACTCGGCGCGCTCCCTCTTAGTGCAAGGACCCGGTGA